In one Pseudomonas sp. MM211 genomic region, the following are encoded:
- a CDS encoding ATP-binding protein codes for MYSITLGTTTTPTETPFDHAPFSSEGALRFGAFILYPRQHLLLKNGEPVSLGSRALDLLIAMASRSGELLEKSELIACAWPKVIVEECNLRAQIVALRRVLGEDESGFEYIVTVPGRGYRFVARTEPYEASSEPAVTERLQSLPSLITRPLGRNAVLQRLSEQLLQTRLISLVGPGGIGKSTVALALGNQLAGEMPHGTCFVDLSEIDDDSRIPHALAEALGLQPGNDPLRDVVQHLQQRRQLLILDNCEQALDGTALVVETLLKWTPDCAILTTSREPLRTAGEQVERLLPLQLPTACEHPNGEQALAYPAIELFVERVQASDTAFVLNDGNVADVISICRKLDGIPLDIEIAATRASAFGLAQLAELLDGEFRLQMEGRRTAPPRHRSLRATLDWSFQTLAPAEQAMLRLVAIFNGTFTLNAVRAIVEGDEQLAGDPLPLIESLVDKSLLIAHRDEALKLYQMPKTERLYALEKLDQTGTTQRIVARHAAYALAVVKKAASQLDIVVPEAWKNLYGAESDTIRSALTWACSTEGNQSLGLELTLAALGLGPYRDRSSRPRVEQPKNQQSERRKAG; via the coding sequence ATGTATTCGATCACTCTCGGCACCACCACCACGCCGACCGAGACGCCTTTTGACCATGCACCATTCAGCAGCGAAGGCGCCTTGCGATTCGGAGCCTTCATCCTCTACCCACGCCAGCATCTGCTACTGAAGAACGGCGAGCCCGTCAGCCTGGGTAGCCGCGCGCTGGATCTGCTCATCGCGATGGCTTCACGCTCCGGAGAGCTGCTGGAAAAATCCGAACTGATCGCCTGTGCATGGCCCAAGGTCATCGTCGAAGAGTGCAACCTGCGCGCGCAGATCGTCGCGCTGCGTCGGGTGCTCGGTGAGGATGAAAGTGGCTTCGAATACATCGTCACCGTTCCCGGCCGCGGCTATCGCTTCGTGGCCCGTACCGAGCCTTACGAGGCCTCCAGCGAGCCTGCTGTGACAGAGCGCCTGCAGTCGCTGCCCAGTCTGATCACCCGGCCATTGGGCCGCAATGCGGTGCTGCAGCGTTTGAGCGAACAATTGCTGCAGACTCGCCTGATCTCCCTGGTCGGCCCCGGCGGTATCGGCAAGAGCACCGTGGCCTTGGCACTGGGCAACCAGTTGGCCGGCGAGATGCCCCATGGCACCTGTTTCGTCGACCTCAGCGAGATCGACGATGATAGCCGAATCCCCCACGCCCTAGCCGAAGCATTGGGCCTGCAGCCTGGCAACGATCCCCTGCGTGACGTGGTGCAGCACCTGCAGCAACGTCGTCAATTGCTGATTCTGGATAACTGCGAACAGGCTCTGGATGGCACCGCCCTGGTGGTGGAAACCCTACTCAAGTGGACGCCCGACTGCGCCATTCTCACCACCAGCCGTGAGCCGCTGCGCACCGCGGGCGAACAGGTCGAGCGCCTGCTGCCACTGCAGCTACCGACGGCCTGTGAACACCCGAATGGCGAGCAAGCGCTGGCCTACCCGGCCATCGAACTGTTCGTCGAACGGGTGCAGGCCAGCGATACCGCCTTCGTTCTCAACGACGGCAACGTGGCAGACGTGATCAGTATCTGCCGCAAGCTCGACGGCATTCCGCTGGATATCGAAATCGCCGCGACCCGCGCCAGCGCGTTCGGTCTGGCGCAGTTGGCCGAACTGCTGGACGGCGAATTCCGGCTGCAAATGGAAGGCCGCCGTACCGCGCCGCCACGCCATCGCTCGCTACGCGCCACGCTGGACTGGTCGTTCCAGACGCTGGCACCTGCCGAGCAGGCAATGCTGCGCCTGGTGGCGATCTTCAACGGCACCTTCACCCTCAATGCAGTGCGCGCCATTGTCGAGGGCGACGAACAACTGGCCGGCGACCCGCTGCCGTTGATCGAAAGCCTGGTGGATAAATCCCTGCTGATCGCGCACCGCGACGAAGCCCTGAAGCTCTACCAGATGCCCAAGACCGAGCGTCTCTATGCCCTGGAAAAACTCGACCAGACCGGCACGACCCAACGCATCGTCGCGCGCCATGCGGCCTATGCACTGGCGGTGGTGAAAAAGGCGGCAAGCCAGCTCGATATCGTGGTGCCCGAAGCGTGGAAAAACCTCTACGGCGCGGAGAGCGACACCATCCGCTCGGCACTGACCTGGGCCTGCTCTACCGAGGGCAACCAGTCTCTGGGCCTGGAGCTGACCCTGGCAGCACTAGGCCTTGGCCCCTATCGGGATCGCTCGTCGCGGCCTCGGGTGGAGCAGCCTAAGAATCAGCAGTCAGAACGGCGTAAGGCTGGTTGA
- a CDS encoding IS110 family transposase: MSVVGIDIAKHSFDIATVQANGKHRTKAKLANDPAGFEALQQWLLKHADPQAWIVMEATGIYHEALAEWLYERNYRVCVLNPAQIAYYARSQLQRVKTDKVDAKLIASYGDKHQDELRIWKPDPPSLRRLKALVRRLKDLQELEQMEQNRLDVTSDARVVESIRSVLEHTRQQIDETLEAIKKHFDDNDDLRGKRNLLMSIDGVGDKTAALLLAELGDLDRFDGSRAVTAYAGLNPRLQESGKFKGQTRISRTGSATLRAGLYMPGVVSITHNVAIRAMAERMRDKGKTGKQIVCAAMRKLLCIAYGVLKSGVPFDVELALAR, translated from the coding sequence ATGTCTGTAGTCGGAATCGACATCGCTAAACACTCATTCGACATTGCCACGGTGCAGGCAAACGGCAAGCACCGCACCAAGGCCAAGCTCGCCAATGACCCGGCAGGGTTCGAGGCCCTGCAGCAGTGGCTGCTCAAGCACGCCGATCCGCAGGCCTGGATCGTGATGGAAGCGACCGGTATTTATCACGAGGCGCTAGCCGAGTGGCTTTACGAGAGAAACTACCGCGTCTGCGTGCTCAATCCTGCGCAGATTGCCTACTACGCGCGCAGCCAGTTACAGCGGGTGAAGACCGACAAGGTCGATGCGAAGCTGATTGCCAGCTACGGCGATAAGCATCAGGACGAGCTACGTATCTGGAAACCTGATCCACCGTCACTTCGCCGCCTCAAGGCCCTGGTACGTCGCTTGAAGGATCTTCAGGAGCTCGAACAGATGGAGCAGAACCGCCTGGATGTCACGAGCGATGCGCGGGTAGTGGAGTCAATCAGATCGGTGCTTGAGCACACCCGCCAGCAGATCGACGAGACGCTCGAGGCGATCAAGAAACACTTCGACGACAACGATGACCTCAGGGGCAAACGGAACCTGTTGATGAGTATCGACGGCGTGGGGGACAAGACGGCAGCGCTGCTGCTGGCCGAACTGGGCGATTTGGACAGGTTCGACGGCAGCCGTGCTGTGACGGCCTATGCGGGGCTCAATCCCAGGCTTCAAGAGTCTGGGAAATTCAAAGGCCAAACGCGGATATCTCGCACCGGCTCTGCCACCTTGCGGGCGGGACTGTACATGCCCGGCGTGGTGTCCATAACGCATAACGTCGCGATACGGGCAATGGCTGAGCGCATGAGAGACAAAGGCAAAACCGGAAAACAGATCGTGTGTGCGGCGATGCGCAAGTTGCTGTGCATCGCCTACGGCGTACTGAAATCGGGAGTGCCTTTTGATGTTGAATTGGCACTTGCTAGGTAG
- a CDS encoding EscU/YscU/HrcU family type III secretion system export apparatus switch protein has translation MAGNSGSEEKSQPASDKKLREARQKGQVSKSQDMVSAVVLLGCTVCIAFIAGIAESRVRGLLDLAATIYVEPFATVWPRLLESAQQVVLRTALPILGVTVVCVILTNIVTMRGMLFSGESIKPDIARINPVEGAKRIFSMRNVIEFLKSLFKVLVLSIAFYVVGRIALQALMESSRCGAGCIESVFFLLLKPLVATVIVTYLVIGIVDVLLQRWLFQREMRMTRSEQKRERKDMDGDPLIKRERQRQRREMQALSSRKVGIAHATLMIGSEDGWLVGVRYVRGETPVPVLVCIAAAQDAKALLAQSVSLGVPRSTDAKLAAEIAKRAVKGEPIPANTFQPVADALVAARLI, from the coding sequence GTGGCGGGCAACAGCGGCAGCGAGGAAAAATCCCAGCCGGCCTCCGACAAGAAGCTGCGCGAGGCCCGCCAGAAGGGCCAGGTCTCGAAGAGCCAGGACATGGTCTCGGCGGTGGTGTTGCTCGGCTGCACGGTGTGCATCGCCTTTATCGCCGGCATTGCCGAGTCGCGGGTGCGCGGCTTGCTTGACCTGGCCGCGACCATCTACGTCGAACCCTTTGCCACGGTTTGGCCGCGCCTGTTGGAGAGTGCTCAACAGGTAGTGCTACGCACCGCCCTGCCGATCCTCGGGGTAACCGTGGTGTGCGTGATTCTTACCAATATCGTCACGATGCGCGGCATGCTTTTCTCCGGTGAATCAATAAAACCAGACATTGCCCGGATCAATCCGGTCGAGGGTGCCAAGCGCATCTTCTCGATGCGCAACGTCATCGAGTTTCTCAAAAGCCTGTTCAAGGTGCTGGTGCTGTCGATCGCCTTCTACGTGGTCGGGCGCATTGCCCTGCAGGCGCTGATGGAGTCGTCGCGCTGTGGCGCCGGGTGCATCGAGTCGGTGTTCTTCCTGCTGCTCAAGCCGCTGGTGGCCACGGTCATCGTCACCTACCTGGTGATCGGCATCGTCGACGTTCTACTGCAGCGCTGGCTGTTCCAGCGTGAAATGCGCATGACCCGCAGCGAACAGAAACGCGAGCGCAAGGACATGGACGGTGATCCGCTTATCAAGCGCGAACGTCAGCGCCAGCGCCGCGAAATGCAGGCCCTGAGCAGCCGCAAGGTCGGCATCGCCCACGCCACGCTGATGATCGGCAGCGAGGATGGCTGGCTGGTGGGCGTGCGCTACGTACGTGGCGAAACGCCGGTGCCGGTGTTGGTATGCATCGCCGCGGCGCAGGACGCGAAAGCCTTGCTGGCTCAATCGGTTAGCCTGGGCGTACCACGCAGCACCGATGCCAAGCTGGCTGCCGAGATCGCCAAGCGTGCGGTGAAAGGCGAACCGATCCCCGCCAATACCTTCCAGCCGGTGGCCGATGCGCTGGTCGCGGCGCGGCTGATCTGA
- the sctT gene encoding type III secretion system export apparatus subunit SctT, whose protein sequence is MDADIGLGIAEIAYPVISAAALAVCRALGLVFITPAFNRLGLTGMIRSCVAVAISAPMFLPAFSALTALEDYGSFFLAGLMVKEFLIGVTVGLLFGIPFWAAEVAGELVDLQRGSTMAQLVDPSGAGESGVTATLLSVMLITLFFMSGGFILMVDGFYHSYQLWPVTAFTPVIASSALEAVLAILDQVMRIGVLMVAPLIIALLVADMMLAYLSRMAPQMNIFDLSLSVKNLIFTFLMVLYCGFLIPLMLEQLAEFRGTVEVLKTLSGAGEP, encoded by the coding sequence ATGGATGCCGACATCGGCCTGGGCATCGCCGAGATCGCCTACCCGGTGATCTCGGCGGCGGCCTTGGCGGTATGTCGGGCGCTGGGCTTGGTGTTCATCACCCCGGCATTCAACCGCCTGGGGCTGACCGGGATGATCCGCAGTTGCGTGGCGGTGGCGATCTCCGCGCCGATGTTCCTGCCGGCCTTCTCCGCGCTCACCGCACTGGAGGATTACGGCAGCTTCTTTCTCGCCGGTCTGATGGTCAAAGAGTTCCTTATCGGGGTGACCGTTGGGCTGCTGTTCGGCATTCCGTTCTGGGCCGCCGAAGTGGCCGGCGAGCTGGTCGATCTGCAGCGTGGTTCGACCATGGCGCAACTGGTCGACCCGTCTGGTGCCGGCGAGTCCGGGGTCACCGCGACCCTGCTCAGCGTGATGCTGATTACCCTGTTCTTCATGTCCGGCGGCTTCATTCTGATGGTCGATGGCTTCTATCACAGCTACCAGCTATGGCCTGTCACCGCGTTCACCCCGGTGATCGCCAGCTCGGCGCTGGAGGCGGTGCTGGCCATTCTCGACCAGGTGATGCGCATCGGCGTGCTGATGGTGGCGCCGCTGATCATCGCCCTGCTGGTGGCCGACATGATGCTCGCCTACCTGTCGCGCATGGCGCCGCAGATGAATATCTTCGACCTCTCGCTGTCGGTAAAGAACCTGATCTTCACCTTTCTGATGGTGCTCTACTGCGGCTTCCTGATCCCGCTGATGCTCGAACAACTGGCCGAATTCCGCGGCACTGTCGAGGTGCTCAAAACCCTGTCCGGCGCTGGTGAGCCCTAG
- a CDS encoding EscS/YscS/HrcS family type III secretion system export apparatus protein: MGQDVFLSLMKQALMTVLLLSAPALGVAILIGLGVGLLQALTQIQDQTLPQAVKLVAVLLVLVLIGPLLATQVAALASHVLDNFPAWTR, from the coding sequence ATGGGCCAGGATGTATTTCTCTCGTTGATGAAGCAGGCGCTGATGACCGTGCTGCTGCTTAGCGCACCCGCGCTGGGCGTGGCCATCCTCATCGGCCTGGGGGTCGGCCTGCTGCAGGCGCTGACGCAGATCCAGGATCAGACCCTGCCGCAGGCGGTGAAGCTGGTGGCGGTACTGCTGGTGCTGGTGCTGATCGGCCCGTTGCTGGCGACCCAGGTGGCGGCGCTGGCGAGCCACGTGCTGGACAATTTCCCCGCCTGGACACGCTAG
- the sctR gene encoding type III secretion system export apparatus subunit SctR: protein MTDYQPNLLEIILVVTTIGLIPLAVVTLTGFLKISVVLFLIRNALGVQQTPPNLVLYGIALILAVYVTTPLIGEMYREVEGRSISLQNAEELRELGDALHAPLQTHLSRFANPSERAFFVQATETVWSEEARADLRDDDLVVLIPAFVSSELTRAFEIGFLLYIPFLVIDLLVANVLMAMGMMMVSPTLISIPLKIFLFVAVSGWSRLMHGLILSYGGG, encoded by the coding sequence ATGACGGATTACCAACCGAATCTGCTGGAAATCATTCTGGTCGTCACCACGATCGGTCTGATTCCCCTGGCGGTGGTGACCCTGACCGGCTTTCTGAAAATCTCCGTGGTGCTGTTCCTGATTCGTAACGCCCTGGGCGTGCAGCAGACGCCGCCGAACCTGGTGCTCTACGGTATCGCCCTGATCCTCGCCGTGTACGTGACCACGCCGCTGATCGGCGAAATGTACCGCGAGGTGGAGGGGCGCTCGATCAGCCTGCAGAACGCCGAGGAGTTGCGCGAGTTGGGTGACGCCCTGCACGCGCCCTTGCAGACGCACCTGTCACGCTTCGCCAACCCGTCCGAACGGGCTTTCTTCGTGCAGGCCACGGAGACCGTATGGTCAGAGGAGGCTCGCGCCGATCTGCGCGACGACGATCTGGTGGTGCTGATTCCGGCGTTCGTCAGCTCCGAGCTGACCCGCGCCTTCGAAATCGGCTTTCTGCTCTACATCCCGTTTCTGGTGATCGACCTGCTGGTGGCCAACGTGCTGATGGCCATGGGCATGATGATGGTGTCGCCGACACTGATCTCGATCCCCCTGAAGATTTTTCTATTCGTCGCCGTCAGCGGCTGGTCACGGCTGATGCACGGCCTGATCCTCAGTTACGGAGGAGGGTGA
- the sctQ gene encoding type III secretion system cytoplasmic ring protein SctQ, whose amino-acid sequence MNCHQSSLPAPLLPLLPQLDVARQALHNRLLRLRQPWQGQVAGERLEVSVSGQPSAMDAAIVLPARLGAATLQLHLDAPLLAHLLAPLDLQRDVHSLPQPLQSVLLEQALLPWIAPLEQELGEALTLDAEPQPWDFMLSLQLSIAGARLGVLGLGLSAAVGEAVASLLERHLQPARHALPALQLGLALQRGWQTLSLAELRSLQPGDVLMLDCPAGADGLLVLANGHRQARFKRQQSGLELLEALQPINPNTENAMGQDADDAQLDDVPLTVICQIGSLELPLGQLRELGEGSVLALPHGDAQRVELMVNGRCVGRGELVAIGEGLGVRLTRFASL is encoded by the coding sequence ATGAATTGCCATCAATCGTCGCTGCCCGCGCCCTTGCTACCGTTGCTGCCGCAGCTCGATGTCGCCCGGCAGGCGCTGCACAATCGTCTGTTGCGGCTCCGCCAGCCCTGGCAGGGGCAAGTGGCCGGCGAGCGGCTCGAGGTCAGCGTCAGCGGCCAGCCGTCAGCAATGGACGCGGCCATTGTGCTGCCTGCGCGGCTCGGAGCGGCGACGCTGCAACTGCATCTGGATGCGCCCCTGCTCGCACACCTGCTGGCCCCCCTCGATCTGCAACGTGATGTTCACAGCTTGCCGCAGCCCCTGCAGAGCGTGCTGCTCGAACAGGCGCTGTTGCCCTGGATTGCACCTCTGGAACAGGAACTGGGCGAGGCGCTGACACTGGATGCCGAGCCGCAGCCCTGGGATTTCATGCTGAGCCTGCAACTGAGTATCGCGGGTGCGCGGCTCGGCGTTCTTGGCCTCGGCCTCAGCGCCGCTGTCGGCGAAGCGGTGGCCAGTTTGCTGGAGCGCCACCTGCAGCCGGCGCGCCATGCTCTGCCCGCGTTGCAACTGGGCCTGGCGCTGCAGCGCGGCTGGCAGACCCTGAGCCTGGCCGAATTGCGCAGCCTGCAGCCGGGCGATGTGCTGATGCTCGATTGTCCGGCTGGTGCCGATGGTCTGCTGGTGCTCGCCAATGGCCACCGACAGGCCCGTTTCAAACGCCAGCAGTCCGGCCTGGAACTGCTCGAAGCCTTGCAACCGATCAACCCGAATACGGAGAACGCCATGGGGCAAGACGCCGATGATGCGCAACTGGACGATGTGCCGCTGACGGTGATCTGTCAGATCGGCAGCCTGGAGCTACCGCTGGGGCAGCTGCGCGAACTGGGCGAGGGCAGTGTACTGGCCCTGCCGCACGGCGATGCTCAGCGGGTCGAGCTGATGGTCAATGGGCGCTGCGTAGGGCGCGGCGAGCTGGTCGCCATCGGTGAGGGGCTCGGTGTGCGCCTGACCCGGTTCGCCAGCCTATGA